TCTATTctcttttattctctcttctctttttctttgtctttagattatttttatgatcaaTAATAGTCTATTattaatgatattaatgataTTCTTACTTctaaattctataaataagttAACTGAAAGCAGAGATGTTAGCAGATTAAGTTAtagtatttgataaaattaacggTTGAATTACCTATTAATATgaaatgtcaaaaaattatttttaattaatgtttattgctttcaattaagataataaaagtaaaatcaatagaaaaataatatgttataaGTTATAAACTTAAACACTACTTAAAATAGCTTGAAACATAGCAAGGTAGTAAAAATTGCTATAAACTCGTACGCAAAATTGTTAATAATTAGGTCTAATTTAATCAGATGAACTCATaaatataaacttaaaaaatgacTTTACCAAACCGCGTcataattgtaacaaaaaaaaaacgcgTCATAATTCTGCACCTCATGATAGGGAGTCCCAGCTACGCCACTAGTCACCATCCAATTATTACTTGAAGTCAAACACACTTAAATTATTTCAAGtcaaacacacacaaaaatcaACATGAGTCCTAATTGAATATCacaacttttttaaattacttaaaaaatttaattgaatacTGAAAGACTTTTTtagcataaaaaattattttaaaatcttttacaATCATAATCCAAtaagtaattatatttttataaattaccCCTATGAACACTTGTTTTAAGAGAATAAAGAAGTTATTCTAAAATATGATCtacatttgtttaaaaaaaagtgatctatattgaaagataatttaggaataataaaaataaataatcatcaagaatatattttttcccTGCTTGTAGTATTTGAGATCAGAGTATGTTGATGATAGTGGTAATTATGAGTTATTATTGATGCTGCTAATGGGTGAAAGAAATGGTATCACATTGGTAATGTTGTTATGGATGGACATCATGTTCCTGGTTTATTAGAGAGACACTAGCGATTGTTCATTGTTATTTCATGCATATAATGTCGGGAGAAAGAAAACGATGAAGTACGATGTAACATTCAGTCACGATAGATGCACATGCCAATCCAAATTTGAAATTTCCTACCGAGTACCGACATATGAAACACACTGTCAAGAATATTCAAAAGAATCCAAAATTAATACATTTTACACAAAGGTCATTTTTGCCACTAGGTTACGGCCGACTCTAGTTCTTTCATGTTTTGGACTACTTATTCAAAACGACTATGCTCGACAATCTACATGTTGGACATAGGTATATGACACTTGTTTGGTAAAATTTAACCAATAATTGATAAACTATTCTTACAATCGTGGTTGAGCCTAATATAACCTCACAGAATCGGTTTGTGAGATGGATTGtctcacttataaacacattgttaaACCATCTCCTATctaatgtgagactcttaacaacTATCTTATAATCGACGAACTTATAACCCATTTGGGTTGATCCGGTGGTGCTAGCCTGGGATCGTGGAGTATACTACTCCCCAAgatctcaagttcgattcttACTGATGCCAATTTAAGTGGGttatttaacttcttaaaaaaaaaaatcaacaaacttaTAATAGATAGCGGAtaagttaatttaattaatatttaatcgtTTTTCAATTAAACTTCAATCGAGCATATTTAATCAATAACATCTCATGTCCACATGAGGAGCCAATGGTCAACGGTTACAAGATGTCGCCGTCTATGATCGTCGCTTAATGGTTACCTCTCTTTTACTCCTTAAGGCTCTGCATTTCAACGAATAAAGGGGCACCTCGTTACCTAAAAAATTTAcgattcatttttatcatttatctCTCACTCTTTACTCGCATACTGATCTGAGTGTTAGAAAGTTTGCAGGCCTTATAGCCTTATCATCTCAAATCACGTCCTAGCTTTATCATCCTGTATAGCCTTTTTACAatttagaaatcgtggttggccCTACCGTTCaacactattgggcttggttcgtggacataaatgatGAGTGACCCGATAGCTGAAACATGATAGCAGGTAGCCCAAAGGATATTGAAGAAGCTCTGATATCATTTTAGAAATCATGGTTGGGTCTGACAACACCACAAAACCGAACttataaggtgaggattgcAACACTTGTAAACACATTGTCATATCATCTTCTATCCGACGTAGGACTCTTAACATAAATTGACGACGCCATCGACATGATTATCTCTTAATCAATCAACACAATGAGTCCTGAGTTGGGGTCGAATCTCAAACCAACTTCCTTAAACTTTTGTTCATACAAAAATAACCTATTTTTGTGAACTTATCTTTGATTTATCATTACTCCTTTTGGTATTCTTTTGGCATTAATCTGATCCACCTATTCATTCAAGTacccaacaaaaaattaaaacaatccCATCCAACCACATGATCAATTTATGAGACTTTGCTTTCTTCTCACTTCACTTTAGTATAAATCAGAAAATAAATGCCACTAAATAACTCTGTATACAACAATTGTGAAATGTGTGCATAAAcattaaacaatattaaaataactCTGAAACCCTTTTCCAGTGAAATTTCTATCACGCTATTGTTCTTTCCTTGGTTATAGCACAGCACCTTGTTTTTCTTCTAACGCCGTGTAACTGTTCGACGAAATGCCTGAACCATGCATTCTCTCACCTTCCCACATTTGACCCTTTCTCTCTTTCCCCCTATCTTTGTCTCATCACACTCTTCAAGAAAAGTTCAAAACTTCGCAGTTTTAAGCGAGTTTAGTTTGGTTCTTGGGCGTGAAAGTTCTATCAGAAAAGATCATTTTTACACTCAAAAGGGTTTGTATTGGTCTTGTTCTCGGTTTTTGACACGGTGCAAGGATTGGGCTGGTGATTTTTCGTCTTTGGAGGAGGAGTTGTTGGAGTTCATGCAGAATTCGGAGAATCCAGAAAGGTTTCCTACAAAGGAGGAGTTGATTAGAGGTGGGAGAGTGGATTTGGTTGAAGGGATTGTTAAAGAAGGTGGGTGGTTATCTTATGGGTGGAATTTGAATCATGGGTCTGTTGAAAGTGTTGATTTTGAAGATGGGAATGTAGCTAAGGCTTCTGGGGTTGCTGCTTCTTCGAATTCGGATGATTTGTCTTTGGCTAACTCTTCTCAACCAGCTGAATCAGTGTGAGGATCctgttatatttttcttttcaatattctTTTGTTGTAAATCCGTCTTGCATTTAAATTTTCGTGGCTTGAGGTGTTTTGGAATTAGGGAATGGTTAAGGTGCCTAACATAGGTTTTGTTTTGGAGCTTTTAATTTGGAATATTTTGCATGTACCTTTAAAATTTTGCAGCAATGAGCTATTGTGTTTGTAGCTTAGTACATTTATAACTTTCTACTGTTTTTGTTTAAGATCATCGATGTTGTATGGGATGGAGTGTTGGAAAGTAAAACAGGAGAATAAAATCAGTATAGTGGAGATGAGAATGATGGCTTGGATGTGTGGAAATACTAGAGAGGAGATAGAATTAGAAATGGTAGCCTTAGTGAAAAGATAGTTGAATCTCGGCTTTGCCACTTAGGTGTTTTGGGTATGTAGGAGGAGAGTTATATTGTAGATTATGTCGTTTAGAGATTTGGTCAAACAGAGGATAGTCCAATCCTATAGGCAGAGGAAGCCAACAAAAACTATAGCataaactattaagaaagacaTAGAGGTCAATGGTTTGGCTAGAGATATGATCTATGAAAGaatattatgttgtttaatCCATGTAGTTTACCCCACctagtgggataagacttggttgttgttattgttgtatttttcttatcatGAATCGTTTGTGCCTTTGTGGTTTTTAGCGAGCTTGGTTTGGTTTTGGGGCATAACATTGGTTTTGGAGGTTTTCATTTGGAACATTTTGCATGCACCTTTAATGTTGCAGCAGCGGGCTAATGTGTTTCTTTGATTACAATTATACGcttctattgtttttatttcatgCCATGTTATTATTCTTATCGTTGAATGGATGAATTAGATGCAATTTTGAGTGATGCCGTAATTGTTATATTCTGTTAAACAGGGAAATAGAAGCTGAGGAGTCTGGTATTGAGGGCATACTTAATCGTTTGGAGAAATACAGAAATAGTTCTTTCGGAGGTGGATTCGGAGAGAAAGAAGTTGGTGTTTCGTCCgataataaaaaagataaagaggAATGGGATCATAGAACCATAAAAGATGGAGTAAGTAAATAATATCCCTTTCGAATTTTGTATGTTGTTCAGTTTCTACTTTTATTGCATGttagaagtaaaaaaaatgttggaattATGGAACActtctaatattaaaaaaatgtatcatttatattattgaaatcgtggttgggcctaacacaaccctgCAAAACCAGCTTGTGAGGttaggattgcccccacttataaacacatgttcagGTCATATTTTATCCAATGTGGGATTCTAACATGAAGTTGATGTTTCgtgcaataataaaaaagataaagaggAATGGGATCATGGAACCACAAATGGTGAAGTTAGTTAATATTATACCCTTCAAATGCTGCATGTTGTTTCttagtttctatttttattgcatatttCAGAAGTTAAAAATGTTGGAATTATATAAAACctatactcccttcgtcccttAGTCTAGGAACTTCTACCAAAAATCTCGGGTATTGAAAGTTGTTGAAGTAATAAATTTGTCTGAAATGTGTGTTAGTTATTTATCCCtataattattaatatcataAGAGAGggaaaatgtatttattttttttagtggtaAATTAAATATGGGTTTTTTGTAAagaaatcaaatcatcaatgcTTGTGGAATTTTCTAGAGAGCTTTATAGTTAGGGACACATAATTGTTTGTaaatggtcttataattagggacaaagggagtaatattaaaaaaaaaaattatcattcatatTTCCAATGTTTCTTCTATTATGTATTTCATCCAATCAGTTTAAGGAAACTATTGTATGGGTTTACTATTCAACAAACATTTTAGTGAGCTGTTGTGACCAGAAATTGAGAGTTGAATATTGTTTTTGATACCTTTTACTACTTAAACTTTAAAGTATTAATTTTAGTGTCTTCTATGTTGTAAAGGTAGCTGCCAAACTTAACAATAGTAGTAGACAATCCTCATTGAACCCAACAACCAGTCCCCTCAGTGGTTCCCAGATCAAACTTGATCAACACGGATCTCAACTAGCTTCTAATAATTCAAGAAACTCAATTAAGCCAGAGACATGGAGAAGTTGGATTGATCAGAGAACTGGTTTTTCAAACGCAGATTTTGAAGGTAATCTCTTTTACATTTCAGGTTGCGTTTTCTTTGTATTATAATCTGGATCAACTGATATATTTGCAATTATGACTTACAGATGCTGAAATTGTTCCCAGTGAAACTCAGAAAGGACGTGCGAGCGATGTTTCAGGACGACTTGAAATCGTCAAAATAGGAGAGTTTTCTGACGAACCAATAAACAGAGAAACAGGATTAGATACTCTTGACACAATTGTAAATGCAAATCACAATGACATTAAGTCCCGTATCCAGCTTCTGGAATCGGAGCTATCCTCTGTACTTCATTCGTTGAGGTCTAACACCAGTGAAGTTACAATGCTAATGGTAAGCCGTAAGAGTAATAATATAATGAACTAATTTTAGGACTTCCATGTAAATTACTCAAGAAATAGCACAAGATTCGCACACTTCCTGATATTCTCACTTaccaattatttttaatttttatttacacAGAAGGGTCGATTTTAATTAtcaattattgaaaaataaaattaaaaaaatacagatAAGAGAATTTCTCACCACTTCTCTTTCGGAGAGGTAAAAAGGTACATTCTACAAAACTAAGAAAAAGGATAAGAAAATTATAATCTGCTTCCACTTCTATTTTGGAAGGAAGAGGAGAGTTTTGCTGTGCCACTTATTTGGAGCTGAGATAATCACACAATCACATTAAAGGCACTAAAGACATTTTGCTTACCAATTTCTTAAGTAAACAGCCCATTTCGTTCCTTGAATATGTCATACGGTGTCCCTATAGTTCTCAAtgcatcaaaattacaaaaacatccCCGAATGTATCTGTTTATATTCAATTTAGTACTCTAATGTATCTTTTCTTAGTTAGTTTGGTCCTCAAATATGTCTTCATTTGAAGTTTCTATATATTCAGAGACCATTATTAATGACATTGCCTCATACATTTTGCGACCAAAATTACTATTTGTTCCAATTTGATGTTATGATTCAGTAAGTTGCGTGAAACTGTCTGTTATGACCTGGTGTTAGTAAAGCGTTTTCACATGCTCACTGGGTTCTTAGACTCGGAAAGAAAATGtatatttaaaacattttacaaTATGCATGTGATTTAATTGGTTTAGGTGTAGCTACTACCTACTACAAATGCACGTTTGTTTACTGTAAAGAAACTAGAGCCTagaaaaatgtttctttttcattagaATAGTCTTTCACTGACTGTCAATATCGCTTTGAAGGCCTTTCCTCAGCAAATCCTAAAACTAGTCTTGATTTGTCTGCTCTGCTGTGTATTCTTCAACAGGAGCAGAAGAATTCTTCTGATGATCTAGCAAAGCTTTCCGATGCTTGGGAATTCCAGGAAACTGAAATCATGAATTCTCAAGCCAGACTACGTTCGTTACGTGCCAATTTGGCAGTGTTAGAAGGAAAGATGGCATTGGCAATAATGTATCCTCCGACACCATTCAAATAATTTCACaattcacacacaaaaaaatctaaatcttgactatatcatattattttttcccAGGGATGCACAAAAGGCTATTGATGAGAAGCAGAAGAAGATTGATCATGCCCACAAAGctttgaaacttttgaagcCGACTTGTGTAGTTTGGCCTAATATTGCTTCCGAAGTATTTTTAGTAGGATCATTTGATGGCTGGTCTTCCCAGGTCTAATCTCTTTCTGAGAACTTTTTATTTAGGTTATGGTAGATAGTAGATCATGTGCGTTTGTGCTtttttaattaacaacataggtcttacaaactttaaaatgattaatcaagctttttaaaataaaaccaataaccccaaaaaaaaaaaaaaaacttcagtaCTTTTCATTGTGTATTGGCTTTGGTTAAATAGTTTCATGTGACCATTTTCCTTGAAACTGTTTTTACGATTTGGAGAATGTTATGTCACTTGCATGGATGCCATATCAAATATCGGGTCAGGGTTCACAAACAATCTTGCATGGGATGTCTGCATACAATATTAGATTAAAGTACTCTTGGAATGAACCGCCAGTTTTGCCTATTATATTGGTATTCATAGGtcactttcaattgtttgtTCGATGAAATTAAATTGCCTCCGCTTTTGTCATTGTGTTCTGCAAAAAGGAAGTATGAATTGTCTGTGATTTGTAGAATGACGAATGCCGCATTACAAAATTTTTGTATATGGACACTCTCAAAGTCGTTCAGATAAATATATTGGCCACATCACGTATTTAAATGATATTTAACTGAAAGCATTGCATTGCAGAGAAAGATGGAGAAATCAAATACTGGTATATTTTCTGTGTTTTTGCAGCTGTATCCTGGAAATTATGAGGTTAGTTGTATTTCAAACATGTTTACGTTGTGACAGATAAGATATACGTTGAAAGCAATataatgatttgattttttgttgcaGATCAAGTTTATTGTTGACGGTGAATGGAAAATTGATCCATTGCGTCCGGTGGTTAACAACAATGGCTACGTGAATAATCTTCTTGTCGTTCATGATTGATGTAACAAAAATACTGAGTGAGGATGAGAAAATATCTGTATAACAGAGAAGAGGATGAAATGCATTAGGTTAGCCACCCAATTTTTTTAGCCATTTTTTCACTCTTGTACAAAGTATAGAGTGAGTAGATCATTATTCTTTTCTTCTGTCCTTGTATGTTGCAACACTAATAGATGTAGATATCTTGACTGATTTCAAACTAATCttattcaatcatttttaaCACGTTCATGCAATTGTGCAAGTGGTGCCACATTTACAGGTTTCAATGTTGTTCTTAGCATGCTTCCTGATTAATTGTGAAGATGAGAAATGATTTAAGTATATTTGTACCGTTCTAGAAGTATTTGTGCTTTTTGAATCTAGCTTgatcttttcattttcttcgtTCATGTTCTACAATTGTTAAACCGCATGGGGGGAATGTGAAAGAAAACACTGGTTTAACTTTCCaactttttgttaatatttgacATTCCAAAGTCTTAAGTCAAATCCAAACAATTACAATAACACAtgaaaccaaaatcataaaagTATTAAATGGAATGAAGTTATGATGCTTGCAGTAACAAGGAAAATGAGTGGCCACCCACTTAAATTTACAATTGCAGTCTAGAAGAAAAGAATCTCAGCCATGTTTTAGCTCAAACAAGAATTTGCGATACTGGCTTCTATACACTGCCTATAATAGTCCATAAATGCATCTttagagtttaaaaaaaaaaaaaaaaaaaaaaaaagtgagatcATCTTTAAGAAATAGAGACAtttgttattataattttggatatatTATACAGAGTTAACTATGTCACCAATTATACAAATTATATCTTTATACACCATAAAATAATGCAGCTCTCCGTTTTTTCAAGAGTTATCGCTACCCATATCAGTGAGCCTTTAGTTTCCCAGTTCCCAGCTCAGAGGGACTAGAGTACTCTGGCTTCAAGTGCAATGTAGCCTGAACTCAAAACAGCATGAGAAGCAAAATTGTTTGGAAGCACGACACCGCACCGTGCAAATTTGGTGATTTTTCTGGATGTATACATCTGGACTGCTTTTGGGGCGTGAAGAAAGTACCGTGCTCTAACAGAACATGATTGGCGAGAATTTATGGCTTTGTTAAAGCAAACGTAAAACCACTTCCACAATAAACTCTGATTGATGCAGCTTCATTCAGATCATAACCAAGATTTACAGTAACAGGACTGATTCGGTCACC
Above is a genomic segment from Medicago truncatula cultivar Jemalong A17 chromosome 5, MtrunA17r5.0-ANR, whole genome shotgun sequence containing:
- the LOC11420096 gene encoding protein PTST homolog 2, chloroplastic; translation: MHSLTFPHLTLSLFPPIFVSSHSSRKVQNFAVLSEFSLVLGRESSIRKDHFYTQKGLYWSCSRFLTRCKDWAGDFSSLEEELLEFMQNSENPERFPTKEELIRGGRVDLVEGIVKEGGWLSYGWNLNHGSVESVDFEDGNVAKASGVAASSNSDDLSLANSSQPAESVEIEAEESGIEGILNRLEKYRNSSFGGGFGEKEVGVSSDNKKDKEEWDHRTIKDGVAAKLNNSSRQSSLNPTTSPLSGSQIKLDQHGSQLASNNSRNSIKPETWRSWIDQRTGFSNADFEDAEIVPSETQKGRASDVSGRLEIVKIGEFSDEPINRETGLDTLDTIVNANHNDIKSRIQLLESELSSVLHSLRSNTSEVTMLMEQKNSSDDLAKLSDAWEFQETEIMNSQARLRSLRANLAVLEGKMALAIMDAQKAIDEKQKKIDHAHKALKLLKPTCVVWPNIASEVFLVGSFDGWSSQRKMEKSNTGIFSVFLQLYPGNYEIKFIVDGEWKIDPLRPVVNNNGYVNNLLVVHD